From Desulfuromonadaceae bacterium, one genomic window encodes:
- a CDS encoding phosphate-starvation-inducible PsiE family protein: protein MYRDTIKDATGICFETICQTILSILLLVLLAGIALGVGLTAIDLIAAISRMSHEAGLHEALKELVVNVLMVLAVLELFRTVKAYFSEGRVKVTYIIDTVLVVVITEIMGFWYREVEVERVALAIALVVALMGVRIMAIRFSPKRRELMDGL from the coding sequence ATGTACCGCGACACGATCAAGGATGCCACCGGCATCTGCTTTGAAACCATTTGTCAAACTATTCTCAGTATTCTGCTGCTGGTTCTGCTGGCGGGCATCGCCCTTGGCGTCGGACTTACGGCGATTGACCTGATCGCGGCCATCAGCCGAATGTCCCACGAAGCGGGGCTGCACGAGGCGCTGAAAGAACTGGTCGTCAACGTGCTCATGGTGCTGGCGGTGCTGGAATTGTTCCGCACGGTCAAGGCCTACTTCAGCGAAGGGCGTGTCAAGGTCACCTACATCATCGACACCGTCCTGGTCGTGGTCATCACCGAGATTATGGGCTTCTGGTACCGCGAGGTTGAGGTCGAGCGGGTCGCCCTGGCCATCGCGCTGGTCGTCGCCCTGATGGGGGTGCGGATCATGGCGATTCGCTTCTCGCCCAAGCGGCGGGAGTTGATGGACGGACTCTGA
- a CDS encoding Fic family protein, whose translation MKNFQAGQYVKQGYYQSFQPSLINRPWLLNDVALIQLLGQADRELGRLDMYSEYIPNLELFIKMHVLKEATQSSKIEGTQTNMEEALLEKEDVALDKRDDWEEVQHYVAAMNKAIERLQALPFSARLIKETHETLLQGVRGEHKLPGEFRKIQNWIGGATIDDAVFVPPVYTSVDELIGDIELFVHNQELHYPELLKIALVHYQFETIHPFLDGNGRVGRLMITLYLVSKGILKQPVLYLSDFFERNRTLYYDNLMRVREKNDLLRWYKFFLVGVIETAKNSIKTFDNILKLQKQVEAQIQALGSRAANAQKILYYLYQKPLVDAAKVGEVAAISPASAYKLIADLERFGILKEITGGKRGKHYVFDSYLDLFR comes from the coding sequence ATGAAGAACTTTCAGGCTGGTCAGTATGTCAAGCAGGGTTATTACCAAAGCTTTCAACCCAGCCTTATCAACCGGCCCTGGCTACTGAACGACGTGGCGTTGATTCAGCTTCTTGGACAGGCGGATCGCGAGCTGGGGCGGCTGGATATGTACTCGGAATATATCCCCAATCTTGAACTGTTCATCAAAATGCACGTGCTGAAGGAGGCAACCCAGTCCAGCAAGATTGAAGGCACGCAGACCAACATGGAGGAGGCGCTCCTGGAAAAGGAGGATGTTGCTCTGGATAAGCGCGATGATTGGGAAGAAGTGCAGCATTACGTTGCCGCGATGAACAAGGCAATCGAACGGTTGCAGGCTCTGCCATTTTCGGCTCGTCTGATTAAGGAAACACATGAAACCCTGCTGCAGGGGGTGCGCGGCGAGCACAAACTGCCGGGGGAGTTCAGAAAAATCCAGAATTGGATCGGTGGCGCGACCATTGACGATGCGGTTTTTGTTCCGCCCGTTTACACATCTGTCGACGAGCTGATCGGCGACATTGAACTGTTTGTCCATAACCAGGAGCTACATTACCCGGAGTTGTTGAAAATTGCGCTGGTGCATTACCAATTTGAAACAATTCATCCGTTTCTGGATGGCAACGGCAGGGTTGGAAGACTGATGATTACCCTGTATCTGGTCAGTAAAGGAATATTGAAACAGCCGGTCCTCTATCTTTCAGATTTTTTCGAACGCAATCGAACCCTGTACTATGACAATCTGATGCGAGTAAGGGAGAAAAACGACCTTCTGCGCTGGTATAAATTCTTCCTGGTGGGCGTTATCGAGACGGCCAAAAACAGTATCAAGACCTTTGACAATATTCTGAAACTCCAGAAGCAGGTTGAAGCACAGATCCAGGCCCTTGGCAGCCGAGCCGCCAATGCCCAGAAAATCCTTTACTACCTTTATCAAAAGCCATTGGTAGATGCCGCCAAGGTTGGCGAGGTCGCGGCAATATCTCCAGCGTCGGCGTACAAGTTGATTGCCGATCTGGAACGATTCGGTATCCTGAAAGAGATTACTGGCGGCAAACGCGGAAAGCATTACGTATTCGACAGTTATCTGGACCTGTTCAGATAA
- the serS gene encoding serine--tRNA ligase: MLDGKYLRDNLETVSQSLATRGTTPDLATFNGLDQRRRDLLNAAEALKAERNTVSALIGKTKDKSQVQGEIVRMKEVSNRIKELDEELRSVEGDLRDFLLTLPNLPHAACPLGTSEEDNVEVSTWGTPTTFEFKPLNHWDLGEQLDILDFERGVKIAGARFTLYKGLGARLERALINFMLDLHTDRHGYIETLPPFLVNRESMTGTGQLPKFEDDLFHTDDIDFFLIPTAEVPVTNIHRDEILTESELPLCYTAYTPCFRKEAGSHGRDTRGLIRQHQFNKVELVKFVRPEESDAELQKLLKNAETVLQLLNLPYRVVDLCSGDIGFSAARTFDIEVWLPGQQVYREISSCSTFGDFQARRANIRFRREAGGKPEFVHTLNGSGLAVGRTLVAVLENCQQADGSVLIPEVLRPYLGGVEKIG, translated from the coding sequence ATGCTTGACGGCAAATATCTACGTGACAATCTGGAGACAGTGAGCCAGTCGCTGGCGACCCGCGGCACCACCCCCGACCTGGCGACTTTTAACGGCCTGGACCAGCGCCGCCGCGACCTGCTCAACGCAGCGGAAGCGCTCAAGGCTGAACGCAATACGGTCTCGGCGCTGATCGGCAAGACCAAGGACAAGAGCCAGGTGCAGGGCGAGATCGTGCGCATGAAAGAGGTCTCGAATCGCATCAAGGAACTTGACGAGGAGCTGCGGAGTGTCGAGGGCGACTTGCGTGATTTCTTGCTGACCCTGCCGAATCTGCCGCACGCCGCATGTCCGCTCGGAACCTCCGAAGAGGACAACGTTGAAGTCTCCACCTGGGGGACGCCAACCACATTCGAGTTCAAACCACTCAACCATTGGGATCTCGGGGAGCAGCTCGACATCCTCGATTTCGAGCGCGGCGTCAAGATTGCCGGTGCCCGCTTCACCCTCTACAAGGGGCTCGGTGCGCGACTCGAACGGGCGTTGATCAACTTCATGCTTGATCTGCACACCGACCGCCACGGCTACATCGAAACCCTGCCGCCCTTTCTGGTCAATCGCGAATCGATGACCGGAACCGGACAGTTGCCGAAGTTTGAAGACGACCTGTTTCACACCGACGACATCGATTTCTTCCTCATCCCCACCGCCGAGGTGCCGGTGACCAACATTCACCGCGATGAAATCCTGACCGAGAGCGAATTGCCGCTGTGTTACACCGCCTACACCCCCTGTTTTCGCAAGGAAGCCGGTTCCCACGGCCGTGACACCCGTGGCCTGATTCGCCAGCACCAGTTCAACAAGGTCGAGCTGGTCAAGTTTGTTCGCCCCGAAGAATCGGACGCCGAGCTGCAAAAGCTGCTGAAAAATGCCGAAACCGTTCTGCAACTGCTCAACCTGCCGTACCGGGTCGTTGATCTGTGCAGCGGCGATATCGGCTTCTCGGCTGCCCGCACCTTTGATATTGAGGTCTGGCTGCCGGGGCAGCAAGTTTACCGTGAAATCTCCTCCTGTTCCACCTTCGGGGATTTCCAGGCCCGTCGCGCCAACATCCGCTTCCGCCGTGAAGCGGGCGGCAAGCCGGAGTTTGTCCACACCCTCAACGGCTCGGGGCTGGCGGTGGGACGGACACTGGTGGCGGTTCTGGAAAACTGCCAGCAGGCCGACGGTTCGGTACTGATCCCCGAGGTGTTGCGCCCCTACCTGGGCGGAGTGGAAAAAATTGGCTAG